A region of the Pseudomonadota bacterium genome:
TGCCGGAGTTTCTGCTTGTTATCGCGCGTAAGGCGGAGCAAGGCGGGGTTGCCTAGGCGACCTACTCCGGCGCGCTGAGCCCGACCTCTTTCATCGCCGCGGCCTGCCGTTTCAGCAACTTGTCTTCGTCGAAGTCGGCGATCAGGTCCTTGAACAGGCGGTGCCAGTTGACCTCGGCTTCCAGGTGCATGAAGACGGAGCCGAGCCCGATGGCCGCGCGGTCCATGAAGACGAACTCGCGCGGCACGGTGACGCCGCCCAGTTCGCGCAGGCGGCCGTGGACCTTTGACGCGATACGCGCTCCGTACATGCTGCCCTCGTCGTGGATGGCGCGCGGTTTGTCTTCCAGAAGCGGCGCGTAGATGAACTCCGCCCACAGGTGCAGCGTGTCGATGACCTCGTTGGAGAGCCCGGTGAAACCCCAGGTCTCATAGGCGTGGACGGCGAGGTCGCGGTCGTCGGTCTCCAGCGCGTTGTAGAGATCGATGACGCCCTTGACGAAGCGGGCATGGAAGACGCGCACGCAGCCGAAGTCGAGCAGGCTGACCGACATGTCGGGGCGGACCTTGTAGTTGCCCAGATGCGGGTCGCCGTGGATGACGCCGTAGCCGTAGAACGGCACGTACCAGGCATGGAACATCGCCATGGCGAGCTGGGCGCGGTGCTCCGGCGTCTCGCCCAGGAAGTTCATCAAGGGCTCGCCATCCATCCAGTCCATGGTCAGGAGGCGCTTGGTCGAGAGTTCCGGCACGACATCGGGCACATGGACCATCGTCTGGTCCTTCAGCATCATTCGGTAGAGCGACTGGTGGCGCGCCTCGCGCTCGTAGTCGAGTTCCTCGCGCAGGCGCGCGGCGATCTCGTCATGGATGCGCCGGGGATCAATGGCGCGGTCATAGCGGCGGTAGACGGCGAAGATGATCTTGAGCTGGTTCAGGTCGGCCTCGACCGCCGACTGCATGTCCGGATACTGCAGCTTGCAGGCGAGGTTCTTGCCGTCGTGGGAGACCGCGCGGTGGACTTGGCCGAGCGAGGCGGCGGCGGCGGCCTCATGCTCGAAGCTCTTGTACTTGTCCTGCCAGTCGGGCCCGAGTTCGCTCGCCATTCGCCGGCGCACAAAGGGCCAGCCCATGGCCGGCGCGTTCGACTGAAGCTGCGCTAGTTCGCCGGCGTACTCGGCCGGCAGCGCGTCGGGGATGGTCGCCAGTAGCTGGGCGACTTTCATCAGCGGTCCCTTCAGCCCGCCGAGCGCGGTGCGCAGGGCTGCGGCGGCTTCAGCGCTGTCGGTCTGCAGGCCGAACAGACGTTCGGCGCCCATGCGCGCGGCGACCTTGCCGACCGACGTGCCAACGCGGGCATAGCGCGACACGCGGCCGGTCAGCCGATTGGACTCGCTGCGTTCCCCCTCGCTCATGGATGCCTGACCTCAGGCCGCCGCATCGGCGGCTTCCAGCTCGTCGATGAAGCCGGCGATGATGCCGAGCCCCTTCGACCAGAATCCGGGGTCCGAGGCATCCAGGCCGAACGGCGCCAGAAGCTCCTTATGCCGCTTGGAACCGCCGGCCTTCAGCATCTCGAAGAAACGCGCCTGGAAGCCCTCTTCGGCCTCCTGATAGTGGGCGTAGAGCGCGTTCACCAGGCAATCACCGAAGGCATAGGCGTAGACGTAGAACGGCGAGTGGATGAAGTGGGGGATGTAGCTCCAGTAACTCCGGTAATCGTCGTCGAAGACGAGCGCCGGGCCCAGGCTTTCGGTCTGGACGGACATCCAGAGATCGCCGATCGCCTCGGGCGTCAGTTCGCCGTCGCGCCGGGCATCGTGGACGCGCCGCTCGAACTCGCAGAACGCGATCTGGCGGACGACGGTGTTCAGCATGTCCTCGACCTTGGCGGCGAGGATCGTGCGCCGCCGCTTCGCGTCGGTCTCCGCGTTCAAGAGGCGCCGGAAGGTCAGCTGCTCGCCGAACACCGACGCGGTCTCGGCCAAGGTCAGCGGCGTTGAGGCCAGCAGCGGGCCCTGTTCGGCGGCGAGCACCTGATGAACGCCGTGGCCGAGCTCATGCGCCAGCGTCATGACATCGCGGGTCTTTCCCTGATAGTTCAACAGCACAAAGGGATGCGCGCTGGGCACGGTCGGATGGGCAAAGGCGCCGCCGGCCTTGCCGGGGCGTGCCGGCGCGTCGATCCAGCGGCGGTCGAAGAAACCTTCCGCGATCTCGGCCATTTCCGGGGCGAAGTCGCCATAGGCGCCGAGCACCGTAGCGCGCGCCTCGTCCCACGGGATCTGGCGGTCGTCGTCATCGGGCAGGGGCGCGTTGCGGTCCCACCAGTCGAGCTTCTCGCCGCCCATCCACTTGGCCTTCATGGCGTAATAGCGGTGCGACAGCTTGGGATAAGCGGCTTGGACCGCGGCGATGAGCGCGTCGACCACCTCGTCCTCGACCTGGTTCGAGAGGTTCCGGTAGGAGATCGGCCGGGCGAATTGGCGCCAGCCGTCGTCGATCGCCTTTGATTTCGCCAGCGTATTGGTGATCAGCGCGAAGAGCTTCTCGTTCGCCTTGAAAACGCGCGCGAGTTCCTTGGCGGCTTCCCGGCGTTTGTCGCCGTCCTGGGACGAGAGAAAATCGAGAGCCTCGGATTCGGTCAAGCTCTCGCCGCCGATGTCGAAGCGAAGGCCGGCGATCGTCTCGTCGAACAGCCGGTTCCAGGCGGCGTCGCCGACCACGCTCATCTCGTGCAGCATGGCCTCGGCCTCGTCGGAGAGCTGGTGCGGGCGGAACAGGCGCGCTTCCTTCAGCCACGGCACATAATGGGCGAGCGCCGGCGAGGTGAGCAGCTTGTCGAACGTGGTGTCGTCGAGCTTGTTGATTTCCAGCGCGAAGAACAGCAGGTGGCTGGAGATATCGGTCAGGCGCTCCTGCACCGACTGGGCGAAGCGGCCGATGTCCGGGTCCGTCAAGTTGCCGGCATAGAGCAGTTGGGCATAGCTGCCGACCCGGCCCAGCCGATCCTGCATGGCCTCATAGCGCCCGAGCGCGGCGGCCATTTCGGCGCCGTCCAGCCCGTCTAGCTTGCCTTTGAGGTCTTTCTCGAATGCCTGGGCCTCCGCATTCGCCTCATCCATGTCGACATTGATCGCAGGGTCGTCGGGCCCAGCATAGAGGTCGGAGAGGTCCCATTCGGGCAGATCGCCCAGTTTGCTCTGTTCAGCGGTATCGGCCATTCAACTCACTCAATCTGCATTTTTGCTACGTCAGCATATGGGGGACGGATCGCCCACCTGCCAAACGAATTGTCACACGGCACCTGGGTCACTATCTAGGTCAGGGCAGGCTTCACGGTCGGGGGCACAATGGTTTACGAAGAGATGGCGCAGGATCCTTGGCCGAATCTGGCCAGTCTGTTCTTTGAACAGGCGGCCAAGCTCGGTGATCGGCCTTTTATGTGGTCGAAACATGACGGCCAATACCGCCCGCAAACCTGGACCGAGGTGGCCGATGAGGTGAAGGCCGTGTCGCGCGGGCTCAGGGCGCTGGGAGTCAAACCGGGCCACCGGGTCATGCTGGTGTCGGAAAACCGGCCTAACTGGGTGGTCGCCGACCTCGCCATCATGGCGGCGGGCGCCATCACCGTGCCGGCCTATACGACCAACACCGAGGCACTGCACGAGCACATCATCACAGACAGCGGCGCCAAGGTCGCGATCGTCTCGACCGCGGCGCTGGCCGCAAGGCTCTTGCCGGCGGCCAAGACCACCGGCGCTGCCCATGTCGTCGCCATGGAACCGGTCGAGCCCCATGATGGCATTGACGTCATGACATGGGAGGCGCTGAAAGAAAGAGGGGAGGCCGAACCCGACGATGTCGAGGAGGTCGCGGCGACGGTCGAGCGGGGTCATCCCGCCTGCTTCATCTACACCTCGGGCACCGGCGGCCTGCCCAAGGGCGTCATCCTGTCGCACCACGCGCTGCTCTCGAACATCCGCAGCATTCGCATCGCGTTCGAACCGATCCTGTCGGGCACGGAGATTTTTCTCTCCTTCCTGCCGCTGTCGCATTCCTACGAGCACACCTGCGGTTTCCTGTTCCCGATCTCGATCGGTGCCGAGATCTACTACGCCGAGGGTGCGGACACGCTGACCAATAACATGGTCGAGGTCAGTCCCACGATCATGACCTGCGTGCCCAGGCTCTATGAGGTCATGCGCCAGCGCATCCTGGCCGGCGTGGCGCGCCAGGGCGGCAGCAAGGAAAAGCTCTTCAACAAGACGCTTACCCTCGGCCTCAAAAAAGTCGATCCGGAACAGAGTCTGGGCCTTGGCGAAAAGCTGACGGATATGCTCATGGAGCGGCTGGTGCGCGAGAAGGTGCGCCAGCGTTTCGGCGGCCGGTTGAAAGCCATGGTCAGCGGCGGCGCGCCGCTCAACCCCGATGTCGGCAAGTTCTTCAACGCGCTCGGCGTCACCCTGCTGCAGGGTTACGGCCAGACCGAGTCGGCGCCGGTGGTGAGCTGCAATCCGCCGGGCGGCGTCAAGATGCACACCGTTGGCACGGCCCTGCCGGAGGTCGAGGTGAAGATCGCCGATGACGGCGAGATCCTGGTGCGTGGCGGCCTGGTCATGGACGGCTACTGGAACAACCCGGAGACCACGGCCGAGACGATCCAGGACGGCTGGCTTCACACCGGCGATATCGGGGTGATCGACGCGGACGGTTATCTGCAGATCACCGACCGCAAGAAGGACATCATCGTCAACTCCGGCGGCGACAATCTGGCGCCCCAGCGCGTCGAGGGCATCCTGACGCTGGAGCCGGAGATCGCCCAGGCCATGGTCGTCGGCGACAAGCGCCCCCATCTGGTTGCGCTGCTGGTGCCCGACGAGGCGTTCATCAAGGATTACGCCAAAGCGGAGGGGGCCAAAAGGGATCTCGCGGCGCTCGCCGACGACAAAGGTCTCCACGCCGCGCTGCGCGACGCGGTTGACCGTGCCAACCAGAAGCTCTCCCAGATCGAAAAGGTCAAACGCTATATGGTCGCGGCCGAACCGTTCACGGTCGAGAACAACCAGATGACCCCGACACTGAAGGTCCGCCGCCACGTGGTGAAGGACATCTACGGCGACCGGCTGGAAGCGCTCTACGGCTGAGGTCTATTCCCCAATCGCATCCGCCATGACGCGCAGGACGTTTTCGCCCAGGATCTTGCGGACGTCGTCTTCGCCGTAACCGCGCCGCAGCAGGCTTTCGGTCAGGACCGGAAGCTTGGTGCAATCCTCCATGCCGACGATGTCGAAGCGGATGGCGCCGTGATCGGTGCCGACGCCGACATGATCGATGCCGGCGACACCGACCGCATGGTCGATGTGGTCGAGCAGGTCTTCGAGCGTGGGGAAGGGAATGTCGGCGTCGGCCAGGACGTTGTAGCCCTTGGTGCGGTCCCCGCGCACCAGCGCCATCAGATCGAAGATCGCAGAGGTCGTGCCCGACGCGCTTTCGCGCCGGTTGGCGCCGTCGCCGCGATCGGACAGGCGGTCGGCGAGGTTCTCCAGCCCCCGCCAGTAGTCTCGCGAGATGTACTCCGGCCATGCGGTGACGCAGACGACGCCGTTGTTGTCGGCGACGGCTTTCACCATGTCGTCGGTCATGTTGCGGGGATGGTCGACCAGGGTGCGCATCGATGAGTGGGATGCCATGACCGGCTTCTCGGTCAGCGCGATGACGTCCCAGAACACCTTGTCGGAGGCATGCGAGACGTCGACCATCATGCCAAGCCGGTTCATCTCCGCGACGACCTCGCGGCCGAAGTCGTTGAGCCCGTCATGGCGCGCGGCGTCCGTCGACGAGTCCGCCCAGTTGTGGGTGTTGAAATGGGTGAGCGACATGTAACGCACGCCGAGTTCGAAGTATTGTCGGAGGACGCGGATGTCGTCGTCGATGGCGTGTCCGCCCTCGATCGCGATGATGGCGGCGCGTTTACCGGCGTCCGCGATGCGTCTGACATCGCCCGCGCTCAATGCCAGCTCGATCTCCTCGGGATAGGCGCGGCAGATCTCCTTGACGCCGTCGATCATGTCGAGACAGCGGCGGATCGCCGTTCCCTCCTTGGCGTGGTGGAACCCGACGCAGCAGGCGAAGAACGACGCCGTCAGGTTGCCCTGCTTCATCAAGGGCAAGTCCATGTAGCCGTTACCCGTCTCGGTTCCCAGATCCTCGTCGAGATCGAGCCAGCGGACCACCGTGTCGACATGGGTGTCGATCACGATCGCGGAGTCATGTATGCGCCGTGCCTCGTCGCTAACTTCCATGATGTGCCCCTTCCGGCCGTCCTGTTGCGGCCAAGATAGAAACGTTAGGCCGATCCTTGGCCGCGCACTACCAAAACGGCTGGCCTCGCGCGAATGGCGTTCAGGCCGCGTTTCCGGTCATCTCTTCGGTGAATGCGTTGAGCTCTTCCACCGACGAAATCCGCGTCACCTTGATGCCGGCGGCTTCGGCTTCGTCCACGTTGGCGCGGATGGCCGGCATCATGTCCTGTTCGGTCTCCCACAGGGTCTCGAACATGTCGCGCGTGGTGATGAACGTGTGGTTACCGGCGGGCGGGTGTTCGAGCTCGCCCTTGGCCCAGGCGATCTGGCGTTCGGCGGCGAGCCAGAAGTGCATCCAGATCGGCATGTCGATCAGGATGATCCATGTCGCGCGCAGCATCCGGTCGCGGATCGTCTCGAGCTTGCCGAGGCCCTCCATCATCCACTTGTCGCTCGCGATTAGCGGCGCGTGCTGGGCCTCGTACTCGGCATCCGGCGTTTCCGACCAATCGGGCTGCCAGAGCAGCTTGTCGACCTCGACGAGCGGCAGATCGCGACGGGCCGCCATGGCCCGCGCCAGCGTCGACTTGCCACCGCCCGCATTGCCAATGATGACGATGCGGGCTTCCGTCATGTGTCGAAGACGATGACGCTGCGCGCGACCTCGCCGCGTTTCATTTCGTCGAAGGCGTCGTTGATGCCTTCCAACGGAATGCGTGCGGAGATCATGTCGTCCAGCTTCAGCTTTCCGTCGAGGTAGAAGTCGCAGAAGCGCGGCATGTCGACGCGGAACGCGTTGGACCCCATGTTGGAGCCCTGCAGCTTCTTGTCGTCGAGCAAGTCAGCGCCGTGAATTTGCAGCGTCTCGCCCTCGGGCACCATGCCGATGACCGTTGCGGCGCCGGAGGGACGCAGCATTTGGAACGCCTGTTCTGCCGTCTTGGCGTGGCCAAGCGCCTCGAAGGAGTACTCGACGCCGCCGGAGGTCATCTCCTTAACCGCCTCGACCGGATCGGTGTCGGCGGCGTTGACCACATCGGTCGCGCCGAAGTGTTTGGCGAGGTTCAGCTTCGAGCCCAGGATGTCGACGGCGATGATGCGCCCGGCGCCGGCGATCGCCGCGCCGTTGATGGCGGACAAACCGATGCCGCCGCAACCGATGACAGCGACCGTGCTGCCGACCTCGATATCGGCGGTGTTGATGACGGCGCCGAAGCCGGTGGTGACGCCGCAGCCGATCAGCGCGGCGCGGTCGAGCGGCATGTCCTTGCGCACCTTCACCAGTGCATGCTCGTGGATCAGCATCTGCTCGGCGAACGAGGAGAGGCTGTAGAACTGGTGCATGACGCCACCGTTCTGGGTGATGCGCTGGGGCTCGTCGTCGTCACGGTCGACGAACTCGTCGTTCTGGCAGCTGAACGGGCGTCCGGTGGTGCAGTATTCGCAGTGGCCGCAGAAGACCGAGAGGCAGGTGATGACGTGGTCGCCCGGTTTGACGTATCGCACCTCCGAGCCGACCTTCTCGACGACACCCGCGGACTCGTGCCCCAGAATCGTCGGCTTCGGGCAGGCGTACTTGCCCTCGATATAGTGAAGATCACTATGGCAGACGCCGCACGCGGCGGTGCGGACCAGAACCTCGTGGGATTTCGGGTTGTCGATCTGGACTTCCTCGATCGACAACGGCTGGTGCACTTCGCGCAGGACGGCGGCTTTCATGACGGATCTCCCCAGACGTTATGGGATGATAGTCTACGCACTTTGCCACCCCTGCCAAGCAAGCCCGCACGGCGATGCCCGGACGGCTTGTTAGCTCGCGGCCTTGAAGTGCGGGAGGTCACGGGTAATCGGGCGAAAGCCGACGCCCTCATACATCGCACGCGCGGCCGGCTGCGCCGGCGATCCAAGGCAGGCGACCAGCATGCGGGTCGCGCCCGCCGCCCTGGCCCGATGCATGCCGTGGATCTGTAGGGCTGTGCCCAGGCCGCGCCTCCGATAGTCGCGGTGTGTTCCCACGGGCTCAAACTCCGCCATCTGTGTCGCCTCATCGAGCCAGACGATCGCTGTTGCGGCCATCGTGCCGTCCGGGGTGGCGATCAGCAGATGTAGGTCGGCGCGGTAGGGCCACGTCCGTTGGACTTGCTCAAACGCCGCTTCGGAGAAGACGGAGGGATACCACGCGTCGCGATGCGCCTGCACCGCGTCCGCCGGCGTAACGTCATCGGCGCACAGAAGCCGGAAATCTTCCGGCAGCATCGGATCGGGCAAATCGGTCATGTCCCGCATGTTGAACTGGATCCAGTCGTCATCGTCCGCATCGACCATAAAGCCGTGTTCGGCGGCGATTGTTTGCGCCGCATCGTCCGCCGACTGGACGATCACCAGCCGATTGCTGTCGCCCGCCACGTCGTCATACCAGTCGAGGATCTCATTGAGCAGCACGGGCCGGTCTGGATGTGTCTGCCACGTCAGGTGGGCAACCTTCGATTCCCGAAACGTCCCATCGCCGCGCGGAATGCGGAAAGGCAGGCACACCCAGCCCCAGGCGACCAACTTGTCGTCGACAAACCACAAGCGGTGGCGCCAATACGGAGCGAGCACATGGACATCCTTGGCCCAGACCCAGGCCAGTTCGCCGACGGTCGCGTCGCCGTTCAGGAGTTCCGGCCTGATCGCGGTGACCTCCTGCGCCAGGCCTTGCATCCGCCGGAGGTCGTCTGGTCCCAGATCTGCCATGCCCGCACCGTTGCAAGGCCGCCCCGTTCTGTCGAGCGGCTTCTGTCTTGTCGCCCGGTTCAAGCGGTGATCTACTTTTCGCTCTCTCGTTCGGGAGGACGTGATGATCGCATGCCAACGCTTCGATGTGCCCGACGAATTGGTCCGCGCGTTCCAGCGCGATGGCGCCGTGGTGGTGAAGGGCGTTGTCGATACGTCCTGGCGCGACGTCATTGCCGCCGGCATGGACCTGAACCGCAAGCACCCGACCAAACGAACGGTTGATTACGCACGAGACGATGCGACCGGGGAGAGGTTCTTCCACGATGCGTCGATCGTGACCGGCAATCTATACTACGAGGACTACATCACCCATTCGCCGATCGGCCATGTCGCCGCGCAGATGATGGGGTTGGAGCGCGCGCTTGCCTTCTATGTCACCGTCTTCCTGCGCTCGCCCGGAACCAAGGCGCGCACGCCGTGGCACCAGGACCAGACATCATGGAGCGCCAAGGGCCGGCATGCATTGAGCATCTGGACGTCGCTCGATCCGGTGCCCGACGGCACGGCGCTGGAGATCGTCAAGGGCTCGCACCTGTGGGAGCAACCCATGAAGCGCCCTCACTTCGGGCAGAACCAACTGGGCGGCACCATGGAGATCGACGGCCTGGACGGCATCCCCATACCGGATTTCTCCGGCGCCGACCGTGACCAGTACGATATCGCGGCCTGGCCGATGGAACCTGGCGACATCCTGGTGTTTCACGGCATGACCGTGCACGGCGGGTCGGGCGATCTACCGCCGGATCTTGGCCGCCGCTCGATCTCGATCCAATGGCTGGGCGAGGATGCGCGCATCACTGACCCGCCGGGTGGCGCCGATCCCGACTGGCTGCCGGAGCTTGCCGAACACGGTCTCGGCGTCGGCGATTACCCGGCATGCGCCATATGTCCGGTTGTCGAGGCCGGGCCAGCGTCGCGATAACCAAACACGCCAATCAAAGGAGAGCGCCATGACGAATGTCGGCTTGCAGCCGGGCCATTTCGACGCCTCGAAGATGGAGGCGGTCCAGCTGCCGTTCACCGAAGAGGAGTTTCAGGCGCGCCTCGACAAGCTGATCGCCATGGCGAAAGAGGAGGACCTGGATCTGCTCTGGGTAACGTCGCCGGAAGGCGTCGCCTGGATCCATGGCTTCACCGCGTCCTGGTACAAGGGCCAGGCGCCGATGCGGTACCCGCAGTGTTACGGCACCGCCGTTCATGTGGCGTCGGGCCGCTACATGCACTTCGACAACCCGACAGAGGAACCGGTGCTGGCGCGCACCTCCGTCTCCAAGGACAACCGTTTTACGCCCGACCGCGAGGCCGAACCCAATATCCGCTTCACCATGGATGAATTGAAGAAGGAGGGTTGGCTCGAAGGCACCGTCGGCATGGAGTTCTGGAGCTATCTGCCGAACCGCGCCATCAGCACGATGTTCGAAGGTGCGTTTTTGACACATGGCTGCCGGGTCGCCGACATGAGCGAGATGGTGCGTCGCGCCCGCCGGGTGAAGTCGCCCGAGGAGCTCGCCTATGTCGAGAAAGCGATGGCGATCTGCGACATCGGCCACCAGGCCATCATGGAGCATCTGAAACCGGGCATCACCGAACTTGCCCTGTTCGGCAAGGTGATGGGCGCGATGATGGAGGCGGGCGGCGAGTTCTCGGCGCTGATCCCGATTTTCAATACCTCGCCGATGGCGGGCGAGGTGCCGATGTCTAACGGCCACGCGATGGCCTCGCGCAAGGTGATCGAGGCCGGCGAAATGCTGACCGCCGATTTGTGCGGCGTCTACAACCGCTACCACGCCAACGCGCTGCGTGGTTACTTCGTCGGCGACAACCCGCCGCAAAGCCTGGTCGAGCAGTACAAGAAATCTGCCGGCGTGTTCGACGTGATCAAGACCGAGGTCAAGGCCGGCATGACGGTGGCGGAGGTCATTCGCCTGTTACGCGCGTACTACCAGGAGGTCGGCATCTGGTCGGAGACCGAAGGTTGGGGGCTGGGCTACGAGCTCGGCTGGTCGCTGCCGCCGGACTGGGTCGGCGACTTCTATTTCCACCTGGGCGACGACAAGTATCTCGACCGTGTGTTCGAGGAGAACATGGTCACCAACTACGAGAGCCTGTTCAACACCGCCCTGATCGACACGTTGATCTACGGCAAGGACGGGACGAAGATCCTGTCGAAGACGCCGCTGGAGCTGATCGCGGTGGGTTAGTCTACGCGTGATCGACCGGCTTTCGTCCGACCACGCCGGTCGCACACCCGAAGAAGTAGCGCTTGAACGAGACATCCATTCCATGGTCCCGAAGCATCCGCGCGAAGTCCGAAGCGTCGCCGAAATTCATGCTGTATCGGCCGATCATCGCGAAGTCCTGAGCGCCACGCAAAAGGAGGCGCTCGACAATGGGAAGAACGACGCGCAGGTGAAACAGGTAGAGTGGACGAAGAACCCAACCTTTGGGATCAGAGGCCTCGATCATGGAAAAGACGCCTCCGGGTTTCAGGACGTGGGAAATCAGGCGGGCGAGCCGAGCGTGCTGTTCCCGGTCGAAGGTCTTTAGGCCGAAGGTCGAAATCACGAACTCCGCGCTTTCCTTTGGCAACGCGCTTGCGAGCACGTCGTCTTCGATAAACCTAATCTTGTGCGCACGGTGATGATGAAGGCGGTCCATGGCGCGCACGTGCATGCCTGAGGAGATGTCGACGGCTGTAATCGCGCCTATCTTGGGGAACCGCTTTAGAAGGTGAGGCCACACCTCTCCGGTTCCGGCCATGAGGTCGTAACCCTGCGGCGCCTCGAGGGCCGGTATCGGCATCGAGCCGACACATTGCTTTCGCCAGCGCTCCGTGAATCCCATGGAACAGACGTAGCTGAAGGCGATGTATCGTTCCGAGCAACGGTCGAACACGCCCTTTACGAACGCCGGATCATAGATGTCGTCTTGTTCGGCCATCAGGGTGGCGTTCGCCGCCTCAAGACCGCGTCACGGCGTGGCAACATTGACCGGGCTGATCGCCAACCCGTCGGAGCCTGCGCCGGCCTCGAAGGTGCGGGTGACCTGCCATGTGGCCGTGTCGATCTCGGCAACCATGGCACCGTCCTGCGCGCCGGCGTAGAGAAAGGCGCCGTCGGGTGAGAACAGGAGCGAGGCCGGCGCGGAAGCCTTGACCGGGGCCAGGTCCACCGCCGCGATCTCGTTGTGGCTTTCCGGATCGAGCAGCACGACACGATCGCCGCGCAGGTCGGCGACCGCGACCACCATGCCGTCGGGGTGGAACAGCACGCGGATCGGCAAGAACCCGACATCAATGACGGCCGTCTGGTCCAGCGTGCCGGTGTCGAAGACCATGATGTTCTCCGACTGATTGTTGCCGACCCACAGTTCGGCTCCATCCGGGCTGACGTCGACGCCCTCCGGTCCGACGCCGGCGTCGACCGTGGCGACCAGGGTCATCGGCGCGACGTCGATGACGCTGAAGGTGTCGGAGCCGCGGCTGGTGACGTAGGCGGTGGTGGAGTCCGGTGACAGCGCCAGCAGGTGCGAGCCAATCTGGTCGGTCGCCACCGAGCCTGTCACCACGCCTTCATCGACATTCACCTTGATGACATCGCGGGTCTCTTCGGTGGTGACCAGCACGCTTGCCGTGTCCCCGATCCATTTGATGCCGTGGGGCGCCAGGTGGTCAACCAGCGGTATCGTCTGGACCAGTTCGGCGGTCGCGACATCGAAGACATTGAGCTCGCGGCCGATATAGCCGTCTTCCAGATAGGAGACGACAACCGCCCGCGCGCCATCCGGCGACAGCGCGACCTCGTGAGGCGACGGTCCCGTCTGGGGACGCGCGACTTCCTTTCCCGTTTCTAGGTCGATGAAGCTGACGGTGCCTTCGTACTTGTTGCACACGATCAGGGTGTCCGCGAACGCCGGGAGCGTCAGCGTCAACAGGGCGACGACGACTGCGATAATCCGCATTGATATGGTTCCACTCCTAAGAAGACAGGACTGGCGCTCGACAGACGAGACTTAGATTTGCATTTGTGTGGTCGACCGTTCAACCCAAGAACGAGCGCCCCTTGTTAGGCGCCGTTCATCGCCTCGCTCCAGCGCCGCTGCATCTCGTCGGGCGACACATCCTCGATCTGGCGTGCCAAGAACCAGGTGTAGCCATAGGGATCAGCAATCTGCGCGACCCGCTCGCCATAGAACTCGTCCTTGGGCGCGCGAAGGACTGTGGCGCCGGCCTCTTCCGCGCGTGTGGCGGCGGCGTCCACATCGTCAACCGTCAGATGTAGCTTGATCGGCGAGCCGCCGATGGTGTGGGGCGACAGCGCGCCGAAATCAGGGTGCTCGTCGGCCAGCATGAAGACCGCGCCGTTCACAGCCATCTCCGCATGGCTGACCGCACCGGACGCGCCGGTCAGACGGAACCGTTCGGTCGCGCCCAGCGCGCGCTGATAAAAGTCCATCGCGGCGGCGGCGTCCTTGACCGCCAGGTAAGGCGACAGTGCCGGTGATGATGACATGGCGTTACTCCCGCGAACCGGTTATAATTAATTACGTTACGTATCGTTATGTAATTAAGCGGGTATGTCAACA
Encoded here:
- a CDS encoding AarF/ABC1/UbiB kinase family protein; protein product: MSEGERSESNRLTGRVSRYARVGTSVGKVAARMGAERLFGLQTDSAEAAAALRTALGGLKGPLMKVAQLLATIPDALPAEYAGELAQLQSNAPAMGWPFVRRRMASELGPDWQDKYKSFEHEAAAAASLGQVHRAVSHDGKNLACKLQYPDMQSAVEADLNQLKIIFAVYRRYDRAIDPRRIHDEIAARLREELDYEREARHQSLYRMMLKDQTMVHVPDVVPELSTKRLLTMDWMDGEPLMNFLGETPEHRAQLAMAMFHAWYVPFYGYGVIHGDPHLGNYKVRPDMSVSLLDFGCVRVFHARFVKGVIDLYNALETDDRDLAVHAYETWGFTGLSNEVIDTLHLWAEFIYAPLLEDKPRAIHDEGSMYGARIASKVHGRLRELGGVTVPREFVFMDRAAIGLGSVFMHLEAEVNWHRLFKDLIADFDEDKLLKRQAAAMKEVGLSAPE
- a CDS encoding AMP-dependent synthetase/ligase — encoded protein: MAQDPWPNLASLFFEQAAKLGDRPFMWSKHDGQYRPQTWTEVADEVKAVSRGLRALGVKPGHRVMLVSENRPNWVVADLAIMAAGAITVPAYTTNTEALHEHIITDSGAKVAIVSTAALAARLLPAAKTTGAAHVVAMEPVEPHDGIDVMTWEALKERGEAEPDDVEEVAATVERGHPACFIYTSGTGGLPKGVILSHHALLSNIRSIRIAFEPILSGTEIFLSFLPLSHSYEHTCGFLFPISIGAEIYYAEGADTLTNNMVEVSPTIMTCVPRLYEVMRQRILAGVARQGGSKEKLFNKTLTLGLKKVDPEQSLGLGEKLTDMLMERLVREKVRQRFGGRLKAMVSGGAPLNPDVGKFFNALGVTLLQGYGQTESAPVVSCNPPGGVKMHTVGTALPEVEVKIADDGEILVRGGLVMDGYWNNPETTAETIQDGWLHTGDIGVIDADGYLQITDRKKDIIVNSGGDNLAPQRVEGILTLEPEIAQAMVVGDKRPHLVALLVPDEAFIKDYAKAEGAKRDLAALADDKGLHAALRDAVDRANQKLSQIEKVKRYMVAAEPFTVENNQMTPTLKVRRHVVKDIYGDRLEALYG
- a CDS encoding adenylate kinase, translating into MTEARIVIIGNAGGGKSTLARAMAARRDLPLVEVDKLLWQPDWSETPDAEYEAQHAPLIASDKWMMEGLGKLETIRDRMLRATWIILIDMPIWMHFWLAAERQIAWAKGELEHPPAGNHTFITTRDMFETLWETEQDMMPAIRANVDEAEAAGIKVTRISSVEELNAFTEEMTGNAA
- a CDS encoding dipeptidase — its product is MEVSDEARRIHDSAIVIDTHVDTVVRWLDLDEDLGTETGNGYMDLPLMKQGNLTASFFACCVGFHHAKEGTAIRRCLDMIDGVKEICRAYPEEIELALSAGDVRRIADAGKRAAIIAIEGGHAIDDDIRVLRQYFELGVRYMSLTHFNTHNWADSSTDAARHDGLNDFGREVVAEMNRLGMMVDVSHASDKVFWDVIALTEKPVMASHSSMRTLVDHPRNMTDDMVKAVADNNGVVCVTAWPEYISRDYWRGLENLADRLSDRGDGANRRESASGTTSAIFDLMALVRGDRTKGYNVLADADIPFPTLEDLLDHIDHAVGVAGIDHVGVGTDHGAIRFDIVGMEDCTKLPVLTESLLRRGYGEDDVRKILGENVLRVMADAIGE
- a CDS encoding M3 family oligoendopeptidase, which translates into the protein MADTAEQSKLGDLPEWDLSDLYAGPDDPAINVDMDEANAEAQAFEKDLKGKLDGLDGAEMAAALGRYEAMQDRLGRVGSYAQLLYAGNLTDPDIGRFAQSVQERLTDISSHLLFFALEINKLDDTTFDKLLTSPALAHYVPWLKEARLFRPHQLSDEAEAMLHEMSVVGDAAWNRLFDETIAGLRFDIGGESLTESEALDFLSSQDGDKRREAAKELARVFKANEKLFALITNTLAKSKAIDDGWRQFARPISYRNLSNQVEDEVVDALIAAVQAAYPKLSHRYYAMKAKWMGGEKLDWWDRNAPLPDDDDRQIPWDEARATVLGAYGDFAPEMAEIAEGFFDRRWIDAPARPGKAGGAFAHPTVPSAHPFVLLNYQGKTRDVMTLAHELGHGVHQVLAAEQGPLLASTPLTLAETASVFGEQLTFRRLLNAETDAKRRRTILAAKVEDMLNTVVRQIAFCEFERRVHDARRDGELTPEAIGDLWMSVQTESLGPALVFDDDYRSYWSYIPHFIHSPFYVYAYAFGDCLVNALYAHYQEAEEGFQARFFEMLKAGGSKRHKELLAPFGLDASDPGFWSKGLGIIAGFIDELEAADAAA